Proteins encoded within one genomic window of Haloplanus vescus:
- a CDS encoding DUF7541 family protein, with translation MSDQAGLSDQYRMASPWPLFVALGIPIAELGILFGVFVVAVGGLLLFCGSVTGMLREADYVETVWRPLLVFAVFLFAIGSVLAFTEVSLVARGYAIITTGAVLAAAGIGGELFVPKREPV, from the coding sequence ATGAGCGACCAAGCCGGACTGAGCGACCAGTATCGGATGGCGAGTCCCTGGCCCCTGTTCGTGGCACTCGGAATTCCCATCGCAGAACTCGGCATCCTGTTCGGCGTGTTCGTCGTCGCCGTCGGCGGCCTGCTACTCTTCTGTGGGAGCGTGACCGGGATGCTCCGCGAAGCCGACTACGTCGAGACGGTGTGGCGGCCGCTCCTCGTCTTCGCCGTCTTCCTCTTCGCCATCGGTAGCGTCCTCGCGTTCACTGAGGTGAGTCTGGTGGCGCGTGGCTACGCCATCATCACCACGGGCGCGGTGCTCGCCGCCGCGGGCATCGGCGGCGAACTGTTCGTCCCGAAACGCGAGCCAGTCTGA
- a CDS encoding DUF7520 family protein, translating to MSTTRRNGRRFVLALYTVIVGIAGVLGLILGEYVFAGSSPELFFVIDLPATAVGFATFGIVTVGVGLGLPLVLVGFVSRRVDDKDT from the coding sequence GTGAGCACCACGCGTCGCAACGGTCGGCGGTTCGTCCTCGCACTCTACACGGTCATCGTCGGCATCGCGGGCGTCCTCGGCCTCATCCTCGGGGAGTACGTCTTCGCCGGCAGCAGCCCGGAGCTGTTCTTCGTAATCGACCTCCCGGCCACGGCAGTGGGGTTCGCGACGTTCGGCATCGTGACCGTCGGCGTGGGTCTCGGGCTACCGCTCGTGCTCGTCGGCTTCGTCTCCCGCCGCGTGGACGATAAAGACACTTAG
- a CDS encoding alanyl-tRNA editing protein → MQTLAPDNPEVREFEATVERVDTDALVLDETYFYAESGGQPADRGTLAGVPVTDVQAEDGAVVHYLDEDAGVEPGETVVGVVDDDFRTYCTRAHTASHLLYGAGRRLFDELGYGGFGIDAEKVRVDFATSTPIDDEALVELERLTNRAVWDARSVSWDRVPVEDARARDDVAFNTKTEDGVMADADTVRLVDIEDWDVAACGGTHVTNTAEIGPVEVLERSNPGEGLTRVEFAVGPPAIDHRASVNRATREAARALDASPDALDDAVADLQAAREDAEAEARAYKSEVLAARLDALPATERDGRRWRVGTVAEFGPNEVGEAAQDRVGDDADVIAAVGEGPSPYVVVATTGEVDAGDVVDDLTDAFGGGGGGGPTFAQGGGLDADPEAVVEELR, encoded by the coding sequence ATGCAGACGCTCGCCCCCGACAATCCCGAGGTCCGGGAGTTCGAGGCGACTGTCGAACGCGTCGATACCGATGCGCTCGTCCTCGACGAGACGTACTTCTACGCCGAGAGCGGCGGCCAACCCGCCGACCGCGGAACGCTCGCCGGCGTCCCCGTGACTGACGTGCAGGCCGAAGACGGCGCCGTCGTCCACTATCTCGACGAGGACGCCGGGGTCGAACCCGGCGAGACGGTCGTCGGCGTCGTCGACGACGACTTCCGAACGTACTGCACCCGCGCCCACACCGCGAGCCACCTCCTCTACGGCGCCGGGCGACGCCTGTTCGACGAGTTGGGTTACGGTGGCTTCGGCATCGACGCCGAGAAGGTCCGCGTCGACTTCGCCACCTCGACGCCCATCGACGACGAGGCGCTGGTCGAACTCGAACGCCTGACGAACCGCGCCGTCTGGGACGCCCGCTCCGTCTCGTGGGATCGGGTGCCCGTCGAGGACGCACGCGCCCGCGATGACGTGGCCTTCAACACCAAGACCGAGGACGGCGTGATGGCCGACGCCGACACGGTCCGCCTCGTCGACATCGAGGACTGGGACGTGGCCGCCTGCGGTGGCACGCACGTCACGAACACCGCGGAAATCGGGCCGGTCGAGGTGCTGGAGCGCTCGAACCCCGGCGAGGGACTGACGCGCGTCGAGTTCGCCGTCGGACCGCCGGCCATCGACCACCGCGCGTCCGTCAACCGAGCAACCCGCGAGGCGGCACGGGCGCTGGACGCGAGCCCCGACGCGCTCGACGACGCCGTCGCCGACCTCCAAGCGGCGCGCGAGGACGCGGAGGCCGAGGCCCGTGCGTACAAGTCCGAGGTGCTCGCCGCTCGACTCGACGCCCTCCCCGCGACGGAGCGAGACGGGCGGCGCTGGCGCGTGGGAACCGTCGCGGAGTTCGGCCCGAACGAAGTCGGCGAGGCCGCACAGGACCGCGTCGGCGACGACGCCGACGTCATCGCTGCCGTCGGCGAGGGGCCGTCTCCGTACGTGGTGGTTGCGACGACTGGCGAGGTGGACGCCGGCGACGTGGTCGACGACTTGACCGACGCCTTCGGCGGCGGCGGGGGCGGCGGGCCGACGTTCGCGCAGGGCGGCGGTCTGGACGCCGACCCCGAAGCAGTCGTCGAGGAGCTCCGCTAG
- a CDS encoding OBG GTPase family GTP-binding protein: MGLEEEIEDLREEISNTPYNKSTEQHIGRLKAKLAEKKEKLERQASSGGGQGYAVEKTGDATVGLVGFPSVGKSTLLNAFTNAESEVGEYEFTTLDVNPGMLKYNGANIQILDVPGLIEGAAGGRGGGQEVLSVVRTTDLVVFVLSVFEIQHYARLSEELYHNKVRLDTSPPNLSISKTGKGGLRVTTGDGVSLDEETIKSVLREHGYANADVTIRGDCSIDELIDGIQDNREYLPSIVAVNKADLIDQDYLPTVESELREYGLDPDEVIFISAEEEKGLDALKEEIWNALGLIRVYMDKPSRGVDYDEPLVLREGEHTVDDALNKLGGTLDERFRFARVTGPSAQHDEQQVGRDHELQDEDVMRVVARR, encoded by the coding sequence ATGGGTTTGGAGGAGGAGATAGAGGACCTCCGCGAGGAGATTTCCAACACGCCGTACAACAAGTCGACCGAACAGCACATCGGCCGGCTGAAGGCGAAACTCGCGGAGAAAAAGGAGAAACTCGAGCGGCAAGCCTCCTCGGGCGGCGGGCAGGGGTACGCCGTCGAGAAGACGGGTGATGCTACCGTCGGTCTCGTCGGCTTCCCTAGCGTCGGTAAGTCGACGCTGCTCAACGCCTTCACCAACGCCGAGAGCGAAGTCGGTGAGTACGAATTCACCACCCTCGACGTCAATCCGGGGATGCTCAAATACAACGGTGCGAACATCCAGATACTCGACGTGCCCGGCCTGATCGAGGGCGCTGCCGGGGGGCGCGGCGGCGGACAAGAGGTGCTGTCGGTCGTCCGCACCACCGACCTCGTGGTGTTCGTCCTCTCGGTCTTCGAGATTCAACATTACGCCCGCCTCAGCGAGGAACTCTACCACAACAAGGTCCGTCTCGACACGTCGCCGCCGAACCTCTCCATCTCCAAAACGGGGAAGGGCGGACTCCGTGTGACGACCGGCGACGGCGTCAGCCTCGACGAGGAGACGATCAAGAGCGTCCTGCGCGAACACGGCTACGCCAACGCCGACGTGACGATTCGCGGTGACTGCAGTATCGACGAACTCATCGACGGCATCCAGGACAATCGGGAGTACCTTCCTTCCATCGTCGCCGTCAACAAGGCCGACCTGATAGACCAAGACTACCTCCCCACGGTCGAGTCGGAGCTCCGCGAATACGGCCTCGACCCCGACGAGGTAATCTTCATCAGCGCCGAGGAGGAGAAGGGCCTTGACGCGCTCAAAGAGGAAATCTGGAACGCGCTCGGTCTCATCCGCGTCTATATGGACAAACCGAGTCGCGGCGTCGACTACGACGAACCGCTGGTGTTGCGCGAGGGCGAACACACCGTCGACGACGCCCTCAACAAGCTCGGCGGCACCCTCGACGAGCGCTTCCGCTTCGCGCGCGTCACCGGTCCGAGCGCCCAACACGACGAACAGCAGGTTGGCCGTGACCACGAACTCCAAGACGAGGACGTGATGCGCGTCGTCGCCCGCCGATAA
- the cysE gene encoding serine O-acetyltransferase — protein MFERSRRLLGAARERVREDLDAIRERDPAAGSLLVLLTCYPGLHALWAYRVAHLLWERDNHTTARLLSQFARFVTGVEIHPAADIGRRCVIDHGTGVVVGSTAEIGDDVLLYHGVTLGNRRPVEGKRHPTVGDDVLLGANATVLGPIEIGDGATVGGAAVVVQPVEAGTTVVGNPAKPVDRVPELNDTQEAAEGAQLDRIVCDGGDHPDDTPTDD, from the coding sequence ATGTTCGAGCGCAGTAGACGCCTGCTCGGGGCGGCCCGCGAACGCGTCCGCGAGGACCTCGACGCCATCCGCGAACGCGACCCCGCCGCCGGGAGCCTCCTCGTCCTCCTCACCTGTTACCCCGGCCTGCACGCGCTCTGGGCCTACCGGGTCGCACACCTCCTTTGGGAGCGCGACAATCACACGACTGCGCGCCTCCTCTCGCAGTTCGCGCGCTTCGTGACTGGCGTCGAAATCCACCCCGCGGCCGATATCGGACGACGCTGCGTCATCGACCACGGCACCGGCGTCGTCGTCGGCTCGACCGCCGAAATCGGCGACGACGTGCTCCTCTACCACGGCGTCACGCTCGGCAACCGCCGCCCGGTCGAAGGCAAGCGACACCCGACCGTCGGCGACGACGTCTTGCTCGGCGCCAACGCCACCGTCCTCGGACCCATCGAAATCGGCGACGGCGCGACCGTCGGCGGTGCCGCCGTCGTCGTCCAACCCGTCGAGGCGGGCACGACTGTCGTCGGCAACCCCGCCAAGCCGGTCGACCGAGTGCCGGAACTGAACGACACCCAAGAGGCGGCCGAGGGCGCGCAACTCGACCGCATCGTCTGCGACGGTGGAGACCACCCCGACGACACGCCGACCGACGACTGA
- a CDS encoding VOC family protein produces MSGTLDHVMMRVADLDDSLDWYRSHLDYEEKDRWAAEDFTIVYLGPEDMHEEGAMLELTYNHGESDYETGDAWGHIAVRVEDVYEAYEELMDAGVDDYRDPDSCGGSYAFVKDPDGHEVELVERDHGARWSLDHTMIRVEDADAALGYWVRKFEHVPTGRWESDTFANYFTKPRDAAPEAMAVELTYNYDGRTYDMGDAWGHLCVRVDDLHDDWDQLLTREAPDYRDPASCDDMYAFTKDQDGHEIELLERDSPEPPLFPE; encoded by the coding sequence ATGTCCGGGACGCTCGATCACGTCATGATGCGAGTCGCCGACCTCGACGACTCGCTCGACTGGTATCGGTCGCATCTCGACTACGAGGAGAAAGACCGCTGGGCGGCCGAGGACTTCACCATCGTCTACCTCGGCCCCGAGGACATGCACGAGGAGGGCGCGATGCTCGAACTCACGTACAACCACGGAGAGTCCGACTACGAGACCGGCGACGCGTGGGGCCACATCGCCGTCCGCGTGGAGGACGTCTACGAGGCCTACGAGGAACTGATGGACGCCGGCGTCGACGACTACCGCGACCCCGACTCCTGTGGCGGCAGCTACGCCTTCGTGAAAGACCCCGACGGGCACGAAGTCGAACTCGTCGAACGCGACCATGGCGCCCGCTGGAGTCTCGACCACACGATGATTCGCGTCGAGGACGCCGACGCCGCCCTCGGCTACTGGGTTCGGAAGTTCGAACACGTCCCCACCGGCCGCTGGGAGTCGGACACCTTCGCGAACTACTTCACGAAACCCCGCGACGCCGCCCCCGAGGCGATGGCGGTCGAACTCACCTACAACTACGACGGCCGGACCTACGACATGGGCGACGCGTGGGGCCACCTCTGTGTCCGAGTCGACGACCTACACGACGATTGGGACCAGCTCCTGACTCGGGAGGCGCCCGACTACCGCGACCCCGCCTCCTGTGACGACATGTACGCGTTCACCAAGGACCAGGACGGCCACGAAATCGAACTCCTCGAACGCGACAGTCCCGAACCGCCGCTGTTCCCCGAGTAA
- a CDS encoding HAD family hydrolase, producing the protein MLSGRLKCRRSSAYSNVPYTETKAFCRRSRRPIVRRLIARRRYTIRVNTSDYGAVVYDLDGTLVRLAVNWNAAAADAVDAFDAAGVDVAGADLWSLFERAPEHGLADDLEGILADHERRGAERSIRLSHADRVADWEVPVGVCSLNASSACRVALDRHDLLDHVDTVVGRDSVATHKPDPEPLLTAIDRLGADPSTALFVGDTERDERTAARAGVAFEWVDEAPAP; encoded by the coding sequence GTGCTATCCGGTCGCCTGAAGTGCCGACGGTCGTCAGCATATTCAAACGTACCTTACACGGAAACAAAAGCGTTCTGTCGGCGGTCGAGACGGCCGATTGTCCGAAGGCTCATTGCTCGGCGTCGCTACACGATACGTGTGAACACCAGCGACTACGGCGCCGTCGTCTACGACCTCGACGGGACGCTCGTCCGCCTCGCGGTCAACTGGAACGCCGCCGCGGCCGACGCCGTCGACGCCTTCGACGCGGCGGGCGTCGACGTCGCGGGCGCGGACCTCTGGTCGCTGTTCGAGCGCGCCCCCGAACACGGGTTGGCCGACGACCTGGAGGGGATTCTCGCCGACCACGAGCGTCGGGGTGCCGAGCGGTCCATCCGGCTCTCACACGCCGACCGCGTCGCCGACTGGGAGGTTCCGGTCGGCGTCTGCTCGCTCAACGCGTCCTCGGCCTGTCGGGTGGCACTCGACCGCCACGACCTGCTGGACCACGTCGACACCGTAGTGGGCCGCGATTCGGTCGCGACGCACAAACCCGACCCCGAACCCCTGCTGACGGCCATCGACCGCCTCGGTGCCGACCCGTCTACGGCGCTGTTCGTCGGCGACACGGAGCGCGACGAACGCACGGCGGCGCGGGCGGGCGTCGCCTTCGAGTGGGTCGACGAGGCGCCGGCGCCGTAG
- a CDS encoding NADP-dependent oxidoreductase gives MRDSNRTWHFAARPDGEPTMDTFDLREGDVPDPQFGQLLVRVRYLSVDPYMRGRMRDSESYAEPWAVGDPLQGGVVGEVVASESDEYEAGDLVTGRGTWSDYTVLDADDAAPVDPDVADLPAYLGILGMPGRTAYFGLLNVGDPRPGDTVVVSGAAGAVGSTVGQIAGLNGCRVVGFAGSDEKTAWLTDDLGFDAAINYKTTDDYGAALDDAAPEGIDVYFDNVGGPITDAVFPKLNVDARVAVCGQIAHYNDESVPTGPRKLPQLIAPRAKVQGLLVSDYATRFGAAKAQLESWVASGDLQHRETVVEGLEHAPDAFLGLFSGENIGKQVVRVSE, from the coding sequence ATGCGCGATTCGAACCGAACGTGGCACTTCGCGGCGCGTCCCGACGGCGAACCGACGATGGACACCTTCGACCTCCGGGAGGGCGACGTGCCCGACCCGCAGTTCGGCCAACTGCTCGTGCGCGTCCGCTATCTCTCCGTCGACCCCTACATGCGGGGCCGGATGCGAGACAGCGAGTCCTACGCCGAACCGTGGGCCGTCGGCGACCCGTTGCAGGGCGGCGTCGTCGGCGAAGTCGTCGCCAGCGAGAGCGACGAGTACGAGGCGGGTGACCTCGTCACCGGTCGCGGGACGTGGAGCGACTACACCGTCCTCGACGCCGACGACGCGGCGCCCGTTGACCCCGACGTGGCCGACCTCCCGGCGTATCTCGGCATCCTCGGCATGCCGGGGCGGACGGCCTACTTCGGCTTGCTCAACGTGGGCGACCCCCGACCGGGCGACACCGTTGTCGTCTCGGGCGCGGCGGGTGCGGTCGGCTCGACAGTCGGGCAGATAGCCGGACTGAACGGCTGTCGCGTCGTCGGCTTCGCCGGCAGCGACGAGAAGACCGCGTGGCTCACCGACGACCTGGGCTTCGACGCGGCAATCAACTACAAGACGACCGACGACTACGGGGCCGCCCTCGACGACGCCGCGCCCGAGGGCATCGACGTCTACTTCGACAACGTCGGCGGCCCGATTACGGACGCGGTGTTCCCGAAGCTGAACGTCGACGCGCGGGTCGCGGTCTGCGGACAGATTGCCCACTACAACGACGAGTCGGTGCCGACGGGGCCACGGAAGCTCCCGCAACTCATCGCGCCGCGAGCGAAGGTACAGGGCCTCCTCGTCAGCGACTACGCGACGCGCTTCGGCGCCGCGAAGGCGCAGCTCGAATCGTGGGTGGCGTCGGGAGACCTACAGCACCGAGAGACGGTGGTCGAGGGACTGGAACACGCCCCCGACGCGTTCCTCGGTCTCTTCTCCGGGGAGAACATCGGCAAGCAGGTCGTTCGCGTCTCCGAGTAA
- a CDS encoding universal stress protein: MYHVVIGVDDNEERAMTCARAVADLPGDAAEKRVTVIHSFTDNPSGASASQLASVRDATEYLEEQGLEVEVNESSGDPAEQLLDAARDADADLIVVGGRKRSPTGKALFGSVTQTVILNADRPVMVAGELD; the protein is encoded by the coding sequence ATGTACCACGTCGTGATCGGTGTCGACGACAACGAGGAACGAGCGATGACGTGTGCGCGTGCCGTCGCGGACCTGCCCGGCGACGCCGCCGAGAAACGCGTGACGGTCATTCACAGCTTCACCGACAACCCGAGCGGTGCCTCGGCGTCCCAACTCGCCTCCGTGCGCGACGCGACGGAGTATCTCGAAGAACAGGGCCTCGAAGTCGAGGTGAACGAATCGAGTGGCGACCCCGCCGAACAGTTGCTCGACGCCGCCCGCGACGCGGACGCAGACCTTATCGTCGTCGGCGGACGGAAGCGCTCACCGACGGGGAAGGCGCTGTTCGGTAGCGTCACGCAGACGGTGATTCTGAACGCGGATCGCCCGGTGATGGTCGCGGGCGAACTGGACTAG
- a CDS encoding DUF6684 family protein, with amino-acid sequence MATKVFDRDTLLDLTVNFVPLFILLFFIVGYAVYDPFGIDSMARNLQYVLLTAPFVLLSILTYLSGKAISTAEKSDPVYMPGGATVDDAEPIEEHEE; translated from the coding sequence ATGGCGACGAAAGTGTTCGATCGGGACACCCTCCTCGATCTGACGGTGAACTTCGTTCCGCTGTTCATCCTCCTCTTTTTCATCGTCGGATACGCGGTGTACGACCCGTTCGGGATCGACTCGATGGCGCGCAACCTCCAGTACGTGCTGCTGACCGCGCCGTTCGTGCTACTGTCCATCCTGACGTATCTGTCGGGGAAGGCCATCTCGACGGCAGAGAAGTCTGACCCGGTGTACATGCCTGGTGGGGCGACCGTCGACGACGCGGAACCGATCGAAGAACACGAAGAGTAA
- a CDS encoding VNG_1110C family protein translates to MPAPERLRDSTQIVVPCESLTGLRDDLESDYAVSVFADGDSTCRIIGSPVEIKAVGQFLARHGVNVA, encoded by the coding sequence ATGCCCGCTCCCGAGCGGTTGCGAGACAGCACCCAGATCGTCGTCCCGTGTGAGTCGCTGACAGGGCTCCGGGACGACCTCGAATCCGACTACGCCGTGAGCGTGTTCGCCGACGGTGACTCGACCTGTCGAATCATCGGGAGCCCGGTCGAAATCAAGGCTGTCGGCCAGTTTCTGGCCCGCCACGGTGTCAACGTGGCCTGA
- a CDS encoding helix-turn-helix domain-containing protein produces MTKYSTGSGGGGGDGDACELCGRETSNLQEANVAGADLLVCSECAPHGDSSGRDRGGSDDDTSRTDADEPNRKKRAAQNTARVMDAASANTKHWEEEGTDYEEDRLPYLVSDYGDRVEAARQDAGLTVEELAAELDADEDDVLALEQGRATRAGVGGSLVRAAAERLGIDLVDE; encoded by the coding sequence ATGACCAAATACTCGACGGGGTCGGGTGGTGGCGGCGGCGACGGCGACGCCTGCGAACTCTGCGGGCGCGAAACCTCGAATCTTCAAGAGGCCAACGTCGCGGGCGCGGACCTCCTCGTCTGCTCGGAGTGTGCGCCCCACGGCGACTCCAGCGGCCGGGACCGAGGCGGCAGCGACGACGACACCTCGCGGACCGACGCGGACGAACCGAATCGCAAGAAGCGCGCCGCCCAGAACACGGCCCGCGTCATGGACGCCGCCAGCGCGAACACGAAACACTGGGAAGAGGAGGGGACCGACTACGAGGAGGACCGCCTCCCATACCTCGTCTCGGACTACGGTGACCGCGTCGAGGCCGCGCGACAGGACGCCGGTCTAACCGTCGAGGAACTCGCCGCGGAACTCGACGCCGACGAGGACGACGTCCTCGCCCTCGAACAGGGCCGAGCCACCCGCGCGGGCGTGGGTGGGTCGCTCGTGCGCGCCGCCGCGGAGCGATTGGGCATCGACCTCGTCGACGAGTAG
- a CDS encoding carboxypeptidase regulatory-like domain-containing protein, which translates to MRLVPEVMCIALVLSLVVATGGVGAQSADRVTVTVTVHDQAGNPVSDARLDVTWDGGSTTATTAANGKAFVDVPEGARATVQVTHSRYVRDGGYVITDASERDVEVRVYRKSSVQLEVRDDDGPVADASVLVERGGLDVATGTTDSDGVFESGTLQAGNYQITVSKPGYYTRQKPLEIDGDITNRVALTRGSTSVNVTVTDPYFDSPRPVNRATVELGDATGQTNRSGAVSLDQPVNTQPTLRVTKSGYRTVTREASVGAERSNVSVGLSRNRTITLESANERIVAGERVVLTATNAYGDPVPAATVTLDGERVGTTDGEGEVAVRVADPGTHTLSVADDGVQSNEVTVEAISADTDTPDATPTATTTAPGETTTTESGPGFSALVALVSTLAGVAAVRVVRR; encoded by the coding sequence ATGAGACTGGTCCCCGAAGTGATGTGTATCGCCCTCGTCCTGTCGCTCGTCGTCGCGACCGGCGGCGTCGGCGCACAGTCGGCCGACCGCGTCACCGTCACGGTCACGGTTCACGACCAAGCGGGCAACCCCGTCTCCGACGCGCGCCTCGACGTGACGTGGGACGGCGGGTCGACGACGGCCACGACGGCGGCGAACGGCAAGGCGTTCGTCGACGTGCCCGAGGGCGCTCGCGCGACGGTCCAAGTGACCCACTCGCGGTACGTCCGCGACGGCGGCTACGTCATCACCGACGCGTCGGAACGCGACGTCGAGGTCCGCGTGTATCGGAAGAGTTCGGTCCAGCTCGAAGTCAGAGACGACGACGGCCCGGTCGCCGACGCGTCGGTACTCGTCGAGCGCGGTGGGCTCGACGTGGCGACGGGAACGACCGATTCGGACGGCGTGTTCGAGTCGGGCACGCTCCAAGCGGGCAACTACCAGATAACCGTCAGCAAGCCCGGCTACTACACGCGCCAGAAGCCCCTCGAAATCGACGGCGACATCACGAACCGAGTGGCGCTCACCCGCGGGTCGACGAGCGTGAATGTGACCGTCACCGACCCGTACTTCGATTCGCCACGTCCCGTCAACAGGGCGACGGTCGAACTCGGCGACGCGACCGGACAGACCAACCGGAGCGGCGCGGTCAGTCTCGACCAGCCAGTCAACACGCAACCGACGCTTCGCGTGACGAAATCCGGCTACAGGACCGTCACGCGGGAGGCGTCCGTCGGGGCGGAGAGGAGTAACGTGTCTGTCGGCCTCTCGCGCAACCGGACGATAACGCTCGAATCGGCCAACGAGCGCATCGTCGCGGGCGAGCGAGTCGTCCTCACGGCGACGAACGCGTACGGCGACCCGGTTCCCGCCGCCACCGTCACGCTCGACGGCGAACGCGTCGGCACCACCGACGGCGAGGGCGAGGTGGCCGTCCGCGTCGCGGACCCCGGCACGCACACCCTCTCCGTGGCCGACGACGGCGTCCAGTCCAACGAGGTGACGGTCGAGGCTATCAGCGCCGACACCGACACGCCGGACGCGACGCCCACCGCGACGACGACGGCACCCGGTGAAACGACCACGACGGAGTCCGGGCCGGGCTTCTCGGCGCTCGTCGCTCTCGTCTCCACTCTCGCCGGCGTCGCCGCGGTCCGAGTCGTGCGCCGCTAG
- a CDS encoding cbb3-type cytochrome c oxidase subunit I, translating into MGLFLVIIAAWLARIEDWRSYTPLGSGGAAGESGYVSKEKPAGLSRWLTTVDHKDIGMLYGAYGVLAFVVGGLMVMVMRIELIDPGMTLLSNSFYNSLLTSHGITMLFLFGTPIIAAFSNYLIPLLIGADDMAFPRINAIAFWLLPPGALLIWAGFFPLGDIVPAQTAWTLYTPLSAGVGGGSQGNAGVDLMILGLHLTGVSATMGSINFIATILTERAEEVTWANLDIFSWTILTQSGLILFAFPLLGSALIMLLLDRNLGTTFFAIEAGGTMLWQHLFWFFGHPEVYILVLPPMGIVSYVLPRFSGRQLFGFKFVVYSTLAIGVLSYGVWAHHMFATGMDPRLRASFMAVSLAIAIPSAVKTFNWITTMWNGKLTLTTPMLFCIGFVSNFILGGVTGVFLASIPVDLVLHDTYYVVGHFHYVVMGAIAFAGFAGLYYWFPLYTGRMYQRSLGKAHFWLWMIGTNITFIAMIVLGYGGMPRRYATYLPKFATFHQVATLGAVLMFIGGLIWTYNFVVSWLEGPKVQGGDPWNLRETGMYTNEWQWFEHQQEQALADGGDETAEPSDD; encoded by the coding sequence ATGGGGCTCTTCCTCGTGATCATCGCCGCGTGGCTCGCGCGGATCGAAGACTGGCGGTCGTACACACCCTTGGGAAGCGGTGGCGCGGCCGGCGAGTCAGGGTACGTTTCCAAAGAGAAGCCGGCCGGACTCAGTCGGTGGCTGACGACGGTCGACCACAAAGACATCGGGATGCTGTACGGCGCCTATGGCGTCCTCGCCTTCGTCGTCGGCGGCCTGATGGTCATGGTAATGCGCATCGAACTGATCGACCCGGGCATGACGCTGCTCTCGAACTCGTTTTACAACTCCCTGTTAACGAGTCACGGGATCACCATGCTCTTCCTGTTCGGGACGCCCATCATCGCGGCGTTCTCGAACTACCTCATCCCCCTGCTCATCGGGGCCGACGACATGGCCTTCCCCCGGATCAACGCTATCGCGTTCTGGCTGCTGCCGCCGGGCGCACTGCTGATCTGGGCGGGCTTCTTCCCGCTCGGTGACATCGTGCCCGCGCAGACGGCCTGGACGCTCTACACCCCGCTTTCGGCGGGTGTCGGCGGTGGCAGTCAGGGCAACGCAGGCGTCGACCTCATGATCCTCGGCCTCCACCTCACCGGCGTTTCGGCGACGATGGGGTCGATCAACTTCATCGCGACCATCCTCACCGAGCGCGCGGAGGAGGTTACGTGGGCCAACCTCGACATCTTCTCGTGGACCATCCTGACCCAGTCGGGGCTGATCCTCTTTGCGTTCCCGCTGCTGGGGAGCGCGCTGATCATGCTCCTGCTCGACCGTAACCTCGGAACGACGTTCTTCGCCATCGAAGCGGGCGGCACGATGCTCTGGCAACACCTGTTCTGGTTCTTCGGCCATCCCGAAGTGTACATCCTCGTGTTGCCGCCGATGGGCATCGTCAGCTACGTCCTCCCGCGGTTCTCTGGACGGCAGTTGTTCGGCTTCAAATTCGTCGTGTACTCCACACTCGCCATCGGCGTGCTCTCGTACGGCGTCTGGGCACACCACATGTTCGCGACGGGCATGGACCCGCGCCTACGCGCGTCGTTCATGGCGGTGTCGCTCGCAATCGCCATCCCCTCGGCGGTGAAGACGTTCAACTGGATCACGACGATGTGGAACGGAAAACTCACGCTGACGACGCCGATGCTCTTCTGTATCGGCTTCGTCTCGAACTTCATCCTCGGCGGTGTGACGGGCGTCTTCCTCGCGTCCATCCCCGTCGACCTGGTGCTTCACGACACCTACTACGTCGTCGGTCACTTCCACTACGTCGTCATGGGCGCCATCGCCTTCGCTGGCTTCGCCGGCCTCTACTACTGGTTCCCCCTGTACACCGGCCGAATGTACCAGCGTAGCCTGGGCAAGGCCCACTTCTGGCTCTGGATGATCGGCACCAACATCACGTTCATCGCCATGATCGTCCTCGGCTACGGCGGGATGCCGCGCCGGTACGCGACGTACCTGCCCAAGTTCGCCACCTTCCATCAGGTGGCGACACTCGGCGCCGTCCTGATGTTCATCGGCGGCCTCATCTGGACGTACAACTTCGTCGTCTCGTGGCTCGAAGGCCCGAAGGTTCAGGGTGGCGACCCGTGGAACCTCCGCGAGACCGGCATGTACACCAACGAGTGGCAGTGGTTCGAACACCAGCAGGAACAGGCGCTCGCCGACGGCGGCGACGAGACTGCCGAGCCGTCTGACGACTAA